CTTTGAAAGTTCTCGGAGCGAATTCTGGTCCAGACTTCCAATTAAGTTCCACAGGGTTATCTCGAGTCCTTTTTGCCTAATCTTCTTTGCCTCCTTCCTTGCCTTATCTTCTAATCTTCATTGTCTATCTTCATTGCCTGTGTTATCACTGTTATCTCTAGGATGGATGTCGgcgttgttggtgctggtattTCCGGCCTCTACACTGCGCTCATCCTTCAGCGGCAGGGCCACAATGTGACCGTCTTCGAGGCGAGCTCGAGAATTGGAGGCCGGATATACACTCACCGATTCGAGCCCCTGAACCAAGGCGAGGATGTGTACTTTGAGGCTGGCGCCATGCGTCTCCCTCGGTCGAGGTTACATGACCGCGTCTTCCGCTTCATCGATTacctcaacgccaacagCCGGTCTGAAGACAAGGTCGAGATGATCCCCTACATCATCGAACACGAAAACAACGGCGCCTATGTCTATGGCCACAAGGGTGACGTCGCTGGCAGTGAGCATGCAGATCTTCTAAACTTACCTCCGCCGTTCAAGGGCAAGTCCGCGCGCAGCCTCCTCGGCGAGGCCGTCATTCCCTGGCTCCGGCTGCTAGAGCAGGACTTTGACAAGGGCTTCGAGAAGGTCATGGAATACGACATGATGTCCTTCCGCAGCTATCTCCATCTCGTGCTGAAGTGGCCGCACGAGGTCATCGAGTTCGTCGAGCTCATGTCCAGCCAAACAAACCAGTACGACCTCAGCTTCGTTGAGATCATCATGCAGAACATGGACTTTGGCGTCAAGCACTGGGCCACCGTCCGCAACGGCATGTCGCGCTTCACCCAGGCCGCCGCAAACCTCGTTGGCCTCAAAAACATCCACCTCAACGCCCCCGTCGACCGTCTCATCCCTTCTTCAGCCGACGGCCGAGTCACCATCCACACCCGCGGTCCCAACCCGCAAACCGGCACCTTCGACaaggtcgtcctcgccatcccccCAGCCGCCATCCAGGGCATCCGCGAACGCCCAACCTGGTCCTTCATGAAAGAACAAGCCATCCGCAGCGCACACTTCGAACCCCTCTACAAGCTCGGCCTGCACTTCCGCACCCGCTTCTGGGAACacatcccctccccctccttcggCGGGCAGAGCACCACAGACCTCCGCTTCCGCTGGATCGTATACCCCTCCAACGACCTCGGCAGCGACACCTCAggcgtcctcctcctctactGCTGGATGAACGACGCCTACCGCATCCAATCCATGCAGCCCGAGCAGCGCATCAGACTGGCCCTGCACGACCTCCAGCGCTTCTTCACAGATACAGGCGTGGACATCTACTCGCAGTACGTCGGCGCCTTCGACGTCTGCTGGAGCACCGAGTATGTCACGGGTGACGCGATGTTCCTCCCTGGGCAGTTCAGCCGGTTCCATCGCATTGCGGCACAGGCGGAGGGGAATATTCACTTTGCGGGCGAGCATTTGAGTCGCCATCATACTTGGATTGCGGGGGCGCTGGACTCGGCGTTTAAAACGGCGCGAGAGGTCAGTGGGGATGAGCGGTTGTTGGcgttgggggaggaggagttggggaggtcgtcgagggcCACGGAGCCGCCGAGGCCGGAGTTTATTCGCGCGCAGCTTTGATTGTCAGTATACCAGTTTAGTAGTCATGTTTGTTAAAAGAGTGTTTATCAGTTTAGATGGACAATAGACtaaagatttagtataattCCAACTAATTCCAATATTTgttcttaatcttaaaatagACTGCCATGGCAGTCTTGTCCCTCCAGGCACCAGAATTTCTTCCGCCCGTCGCGCATAAGCCACAGCCGCTTCATTTCTTTCAGCCGGCATCCACATTCCTCCGCTGTTGCACTTGCGCCTGCAGAAGCGGAGTTAAATACAGTCGATCCCCGTTTTGCTTTGCTTTATTTTCAGTCTGCCTGAGCACACGATCTCTTGCTTTTCTAGTTCTGTTCTCTGTTCTCTGTTCTCTCATTGTTGAGACCCGGGTTGAATTCAAGGTACGTCACCCGATCTGGTCAGCCCTACGATCGCACGCACGGGCTTCTCCTCAATCCTTCCGTTTCACGAACccctctcttcatcttcaccatcttcaccatcttcAGCCATCATTTATCG
The nucleotide sequence above comes from Aspergillus puulaauensis MK2 DNA, chromosome 3, nearly complete sequence. Encoded proteins:
- a CDS encoding flavin monoamine oxidase family protein (COG:E;~EggNog:ENOG410QEEZ;~InterPro:IPR001613,IPR036188,IPR002937;~PFAM:PF13450,PF01593;~go_function: GO:0016491 - oxidoreductase activity [Evidence IEA];~go_process: GO:0055114 - oxidation-reduction process [Evidence IEA]), coding for MDVGVVGAGISGLYTALILQRQGHNVTVFEASSRIGGRIYTHRFEPLNQGEDVYFEAGAMRLPRSRLHDRVFRFIDYLNANSRSEDKVEMIPYIIEHENNGAYVYGHKGDVAGSEHADLLNLPPPFKGKSARSLLGEAVIPWLRLLEQDFDKGFEKVMEYDMMSFRSYLHLVLKWPHEVIEFVELMSSQTNQYDLSFVEIIMQNMDFGVKHWATVRNGMSRFTQAAANLVGLKNIHLNAPVDRLIPSSADGRVTIHTRGPNPQTGTFDKVVLAIPPAAIQGIRERPTWSFMKEQAIRSAHFEPLYKLGLHFRTRFWEHIPSPSFGGQSTTDLRFRWIVYPSNDLGSDTSGVLLLYCWMNDAYRIQSMQPEQRIRLALHDLQRFFTDTGVDIYSQYVGAFDVCWSTEYVTGDAMFLPGQFSRFHRIAAQAEGNIHFAGEHLSRHHTWIAGALDSAFKTAREVSGDERLLALGEEELGRSSRATEPPRPEFIRAQL